A section of the Neisseria dumasiana genome encodes:
- the dapF gene encoding diaminopimelate epimerase, translating to MKKLKFTKMHGLGNDFMVVDGISQELDLSNAPLAKWADRHTGVGFDQLLLVEKPGSESVDFRYRIFNADGGEVEQCGNGARCFVRFVVDKGLTEKTEIVVETARGIILPRLAENGLVTVNMGKPHFMPSEIPFIPAAGEAADSLTHIILIGLESVAVSCVSMGNPHAVIVVEDVDTAPVEIWGSAVESHEQFPERVNVGFMQVVNDKHIRLRVYERGTGETQACGTGACAAVVTGVRLGLLAEGEEVRVSLPGGDLFITWQTGADVMMTGPVETVYEGELQY from the coding sequence ATGAAAAAACTGAAATTTACAAAAATGCATGGTTTGGGTAACGACTTTATGGTTGTTGACGGAATCAGCCAAGAGCTGGATTTGAGCAACGCGCCTTTGGCAAAATGGGCCGACCGCCATACCGGCGTAGGGTTTGACCAACTTTTACTGGTAGAAAAACCCGGTTCCGAATCGGTAGATTTCCGCTACCGCATTTTTAATGCAGACGGCGGAGAAGTAGAACAATGCGGTAACGGCGCACGCTGTTTCGTCCGCTTTGTGGTGGATAAAGGGCTGACGGAAAAAACAGAAATTGTTGTCGAAACCGCACGCGGAATCATTTTGCCGCGTTTGGCGGAAAACGGTTTGGTTACCGTTAATATGGGCAAACCGCACTTCATGCCGTCTGAAATACCGTTTATTCCTGCGGCGGGCGAAGCTGCCGATTCTCTAACCCATATTATCCTGATCGGTTTGGAATCTGTGGCGGTTAGCTGCGTGAGCATGGGCAACCCCCATGCGGTAATCGTAGTGGAAGATGTCGATACGGCTCCGGTTGAAATATGGGGTTCGGCCGTAGAGTCGCACGAACAGTTTCCGGAGCGCGTCAATGTAGGCTTTATGCAGGTTGTCAACGATAAACACATCCGCTTGAGAGTGTATGAGCGCGGCACGGGTGAAACACAAGCCTGCGGCACCGGAGCATGTGCGGCGGTGGTTACCGGCGTCCGCTTGGGCTTATTGGCCGAAGGCGAAGAAGTGCGGGTAAGCCTGCCCGGCGGAGATTTGTTCATTACTTGGCAAACAGGTGCCGATGTCATGATGACGGGCCCTGTTGAAACCGTGTACGAAGGCGAGCTGCAATACTGA
- a CDS encoding DUF484 family protein, which produces MKKENVLDFLRQHPDFLAEHADELGIRLRDDKVRSFAQAQLTASRLKIEKMAGQLQTMITDSEANRKIVQRQMALDIKLLQANTVARLVQALYSSLEHDFDIRHFRLVLIAEPKNKVRIPETIVLPAKADKAHKQIANLRAPVLGTKISAEIRELLPENNTIPESYLQLPIPIGGTTGGLLLAADENVNRFAAGLETETVCHLADAVGTALSRMMGYR; this is translated from the coding sequence ATGAAAAAAGAAAACGTTTTGGATTTTTTAAGGCAGCACCCTGATTTCTTGGCAGAGCATGCCGATGAACTGGGCATACGCCTGCGTGATGACAAAGTGCGCTCGTTTGCTCAAGCCCAATTAACCGCTTCCCGGCTCAAAATCGAAAAAATGGCCGGGCAGCTGCAAACCATGATTACCGATTCGGAAGCAAACCGAAAAATCGTGCAGCGCCAAATGGCATTAGACATTAAATTATTACAAGCCAACACGGTGGCACGGCTGGTTCAGGCTTTATATTCATCACTAGAACATGATTTCGATATACGACACTTCCGCTTGGTTTTAATCGCCGAACCGAAAAACAAAGTGCGTATTCCCGAAACAATCGTTCTGCCTGCCAAAGCAGATAAAGCACACAAACAGATCGCAAATCTCCGTGCCCCCGTTTTGGGCACTAAAATCAGCGCGGAAATTCGTGAACTGCTGCCTGAAAATAACACGATACCCGAAAGTTATTTGCAACTTCCCATCCCGATAGGCGGTACCACAGGCGGCTTATTGCTTGCCGCAGACGAAAACGTAAACCGTTTCGCCGCCGGTTTGGAAACCGAAACCGTCTGCCATCTGGCAGATGCCGTCGGAACCGCCTTATCCCGCATGATGGGATACCGTTGA